TTAAAAAATGTCTTGATTTTTCTGCAGCATCAGATCAAAACTTAAGTTTGTGCTTTAAAATTGTGAACTTGCTTGAGTCAGTTATTGCACAAGACACTTGACAGGTTTGTGATGAAATTACCTCAGTCTTGAGGTTTTCCAGCTGCTGGTCCTTTTCTGACATTAAGGCACTGTTTTTATGGATGGACTGCTGGAGGGCAGTCTTCTCCTTGTCCAACTGTTCCTTCAAGGCGCTCTCACTATTTCACAGATTTCAGGAGACAGAGAACACTTATTTCTATGGACAAAATTTTGCTATTTGTTAGATAGCAAATGCCACTGAATACGATAAAACTGAGATCCAGTACGATGGACTTTGAAGCCATCAAAGAACATGTCATGCAGATGGGATGGAGCTGTAGGATAAATTACAAAGATTAATGTCTTATACAAGTTTACAGACATGTGGtcaatatacactcaccagccaacTCATTAGGCACACCATGCTAGTACCAGGTTAGACCCCCCATAATTCTAAAtggtatagattcaacaagctgctggaaacattcctcagagatttccatccatgttgacatgatagcgtTTTCACAGTTGGTGCAGCTTTGTccgctgcacatccatgatgtgaatcttctattccaccacatcccaaaggtgctctattgaatTGACatctgtcatgttcaagaaaccagcttgagatgtgagctttgtgacatagaAGCAGTATCCTACTAGAAGCAGCcatcacactgtggtcatagagggatggacatggtcagcaagaATACACAGGTAGGCTgtgtttaaacgatgctcagctGTAGctaagaggcccaaagtgtgcaaAGAAAACATCCTACACTATTagaccaccagcagcagcctgaaccgttGATAACAAGGCAgggtggatccatgctttcatgttgtttacaccacaTTCTGACCCTAAAAtcaaaatgtcacagcagaaatcaagagtCACGCCAGATGGGGTCTGTAACTGCAGctcacttttctctttttaaacccTAGAGGTGGTTGGGTGGGAAAATACCAGTAGACcagtagtttctgaaatactcagaccagcctgaaCAACCATCCCGAACAGCCATCTCACAttcaaagtaattttaaaaaaaaccccttttTATCCCCATTCCTATGCTCATTTTGtatctaatgaagtggccagtcaATGCATATGTGGCCTGTGATATGACTGACATGGAGTAATATTAAAATGCACAAAGCAAAGTACCTGAAGGCATTATTTGGCAGGCTTTAAAAGAAAGGAACAGCATGATATTCACTTATATCACCAATGTACTGTATATTTTCAAGCAGATGAAACAATATGCGCTTACTTTGCTTATAAACAGGCTTTGaagtggacctattatgctcatttctagctccatatttttattcttgcacTGTAGTAAAGTAGCACTCTATGACCGACACATCAAATAATCCATCATTATCTTGCACCGGCACATGATACATCCCCCAAgttctgtctgaaacaaactcATTCAGTCAATCTCCCTTTCTTTCTTGGTCACTATCATTTGCTGCATCTTAGCTTGTTTTGAACTTGGTGTTCAAGGGCCCCACCTCCTGCCTGCCAGTTTGGAAGTTATGAAAACaagctgaggagaaaaaaacaaacaaacaaacaaaataaataaataaaaagagcaaGATTATAGCAGGatatctggggtttttttttttttaaatattacattCACTAGCTACTTGTAAATAACTGTGGATTCAGTCTTTCAATCACAAGCTGTACAAAAGAAATGTCTATCTATGTCCCTGGTAACAAGTGTGCATGAGGGAAATGCAAAGAATTTCCATACTTGTTTTCAAAGCCGTACACAAATACGAAGCCAGCCATACGAAGTCAGTGGGACCACAGTAGTCACTGCCAGAGCAAAGTTCCTCATTCTAGGAAAAACACCGGATGAGGACCGCAGCACGAACAAAATTATTACAAATGTGTGCAATGAATTTGTAATGTTGTTGCCTATGAAATTGTTACTTTAAAGTCAGTTGCTGTCTttaaagcaactttggtgcatcaagagaGTGATGAAACAGCAAACAGATGGAATCAGTCTGCTATTGAATAGGGTGTATTTGGCAATtatatgcaatctgtttgtggtAAAATCACAAATCTATTGCCATCTAGgcaaacagaaattcacattagcaacatacattcagagtccagccagaatgTCGACTCTATGAGGGCTATAaatttcctccacaaatagtgaggacggcaatttaactgcaaaatgatagACGCTCTAACCTTGCTTTTGTATAGGAACATAACCAGAGTAAAACCAGCTGGTAACCAGTTGCAAAGAGACCagcacagactgactcagactcATTGCAGCGTGTTGCCAATCTGTGTTTATTAATTAGATGGCATTCTTTTCAGACAGTCTCTAATTTGAGACCTGTTCAATTGCTTGTCGATCAAAAGTGGTCACCGAATTTACCAACAGATAAGGAAGGAGTAGTGATTGATATTAAACACCAGTGTACAGTAGATCttgaaaatttgtgaaaaatcaaaaatctaTTTCCAATATTTTGTTGACCATTGCCAAATGAATGTTCATGACAAGTTTCAGAAGAGTCAGCCTAGGAATAAGGGAAGAGTAGGGATTAAAAGGTAAACATTAGTGTATAACATTTCTCAAAAACtttgaaaattaatttttaaaaaatttaaaaagtcaaaagCTGAAAATCCATTTCCCTGTTTTGTAGAACCTTACCCAGAGAGTATCtgtgccaagtttcagaagatttcaaacATAAATGCCCAAGGAGTagcaaatttagcaaaaagTTGATGGATAGACGGACGGCATCAGAGAAGCTCCGCTGACTGTCGTCGactgagcatttagagcagtctgaagctttTAGCTCAAAGGGATTACTTGCACATAGGCTGACATCATTTTAAACTTTGGTCaagtttaatatgaacatcctcTTTATAATAACATAAtcatagaaaataaaagcataataggtccactcTGCCTGAATCTCAAAATGGAGGCAGATTATCTTACCTTTGCTTCAACTCTTCCAACTGGTTTTTGAGTTTTGACTGCTCATCCTTAAGCTAGcaaaggaaaaagaacagttacaATTCAATCACTGtctacagattaaaaaaaagtaaataaaaaaaaaaaaactcactgatGTGGGTttattaagatttaaaaaaaaaaaaaaaaagttttgaaccTTCACAAGATCACtctggtctctgtgtttgttatcAAGCTCCTGAgtcagtttgttgttttcatCTTGCAGTGTCAGCAGGGACTGCGACTTCACATTAACTGCTTCTTTAAGCTCCTCACTGGAGAAAAAACATCACAATTCAAGCAATTCTGGCAACTCACACTCACTGCACACTGGCTTTTCTTCCCCATATCGGTTGCCTGTTTACTATAACCTGCTAACTGTATTAGTTGAAtacaatgggaaaaaaataaaataaatatgtttctgtaacagaaaaggtgaggatgaggatggaCTCACATTTCCTGGCACATACTCTTGGTCCTCTGAGTTTCAGTGCAAAGCTGCTCTTTGGATACATTAAGGTCTTCTTGATACTTAGTACTGTCTTTCTTCAATGtttccagctttaaaaaaaaaaaaaaaaaaaaaaaaaaaaaaaaaaagatacatttagAACTAGAAGATTTACATGGAAAATAATTGACTTCACACCATTACATATACAGTATTGCTTGATGAGAAAGGCCAGTTCACCAAAGGCTGCATTATTAGCAGTTCCTCTACAAAGACCCATCTCTTACCTGGGTCTCCATTTCCTGCTTGGAAGTCTGCAGCCCTTCCAGCAAAGACTGGACTTCGTTCTTCTGCTGAATCAAAATGGCCTTCTCTTTTGTCAGCTGTTCGAGAGCCTCAGCAGTCTTGCCAGAGGCCTCTGTAGCCTAAATGGTCAGAACAACAGACTGAAATTAAAAGCAGCAGATGGTTGGTTACCACCACCAAGTGATTTTAACCAACTaactaaaatttaaataaattaaaaaaaaaaaaaagtgctgatttGATTAAACTACCCATAATGTTGTGACATtcaattttcttattttaatattactTAATAAATTAACTAAATGCTTAATTATTTCCTAAAATGGCTAGACAATTATCAGATGTCAGATTCTTGCAATTCTATTATAGTCTGCCTGaaaattaacaacaaaaaaagatttcacAGTGAGGGAAAATAATTAGTACATTCTGACTCTTGAAACCTGTGGCCTCAGAACGGACACTGACAGACAAGTCAGATAATGAACTATTTAAGCTATGGTGTTTCTAAAAATCGCTGTTATCATTGAGCATGATACAGATCACCTCACACCTATGTAATCACAATCGAAAGGATTTTTTTGCCCAACAGTTGATCACGTTATAAACCCACAGGCTAAGGCTGGGAGCTAAGAGAAGTAGACAGTGATTAGTAAATGGAAAGTGTTAagacaaaaagaacaaagggaCAGGGCAACAAACAAGCAGGCATGCAGTGAGGGTAACATAGCCCCAGCCATTCTAACATGTGTTAGTCAGTGATTACTACTGGAGGAGAAATACCTCAAGCTGCTTAGAAATGGCATTTTTTAGCTGTGATTCCAGCTCCCTGACTTGCTGGATGGCGCCATCTCTCTCCACCTGCAGGACATCCTTCTGAGCTGTTAGATGTGAGATGCTGGAGGAAATTTCTTCTTTTGCAGCGGTGGAAACAGATACCTCTGCAACAGCATTTTGATACTGCTTTTCCAAAATTTCTTTGGCTGTCTGTAGGGCCTTAGCATCAGCCTGTAGTTGCTCCTGACTAACCCGCAAACATTCCAACTCTTCAAGAAGCCTTGACCGTTCTGTAAGCCAGTTCTCTTGGTCCATCTGGAGAGAAGAAATCCCCTGCTCTAGTGCTTCCTTCTCTGTGGACAGTGAGGTCATCTGTCtccccagctcctccagctTTGAGAATAATTCAGCTTTATCTTTTGTTAACTGGGAATTTTCTTGTTCCTGCTGCTTCAGTTGTGTTTTCAAAGCCTCCATGTCCACCCTAAATGACTTATTTTGCTCTTCAACATTGCTGAGGTTAGAtgaaatttcttctttttcctgagCAACTTTGTCTAAATTTTTCTGCAGTTCCTCAATTTGCTTGGAAAGACAATCATGGTCAGAAACTGCTTTATTCCGTTCATTAGATTCAGCCTGTAGCTGTGTCTCAAGCATGTGCTTGGCCTCGGACACTGAATTAATCTGACTTTTCAACTCTTGGATCTCCTGAAGCAGCTCCTGGTTTTCTTTCTGCAAGGACTGCACTTTTTTCTCGGCCTCGGTCTGTAATGACTGTAGATGTTCATGTTCTTCTGTAAGTTTCTTTACCTGACTACCAAGCTCCAAATTAGCCTTCTCAAAATCTACTTTTAATTTACTGTGCTCTTCAACAAGTTGTACTTTGTACTTCTCAAGCATTTCATTATCAGAGTTCTGTTTCTGCAGTTCATTTTGCAGGTTAGTCTTTTCCCGTTTCAAAGAGGTCAACTCTGCTTCAATCTCCTCTTTTTGCCGTTTGGTTTCCTCTAGCATTGTTGATAAATGTGTCTTCTCCTGAATAAGGTCAACATTAGTTCTGGAGGAACTAGCCAATTGGTCCTTCAACGTTCGGATATCACCAGCTAGCTTATCACGTTcaagagaaacagcatttttctcAGATATGGCCTTTGTGTGCTTCTCTTCTAACTCTCCCTTCTCCTCAGTCAAATGCTCATAGTCCATTTTCTGCTGTTCCAGTGTTGAATCCAGGCTCATCTTCTCTTTTCGTAAAGCATGTAGAGACATCTCTGTTTCAGAATTCAGAAGGCGAAGCACCTGCTTCTCTTGCTCAAAAGATGATAAAGCTTCATCAAATTTCTCCCTGGTCTGGGTCAGGTGTTCTGTTGATACTTGAAGCCTTTCCTTCAATTCTTGTATCTCTCTGAGAAGCTCTTCTTTCTCATTAGAGGATTTTCTTTGGATTGCAAGTAGGTCTTCTTTCTCCTGTAGCAGGTGAATCCTTTCAGAATCAGTCACTTTACTGCTTGTCTTGAACTCTTCAAGCATCTGGACCAAGCTCATTTTTGAGACCTTAAGTTCTTCACATTCACGAACACAGCTCTCCAAGTCTTTCTTCATAATACTAAGCTTATTCTGGAGCTCCTCCTTCACATTCTCAAGGCTCTTTTTGTCCAGCATGACTGCACTGATTTCAGAGGACAtctctgctttctcttttgTCAGTGTTTCTGCTAGGGCTTGGAGCTGGGTATTCTTCATTGTAAGGTCTTCTTTTTCTAAATTCAGGGATTTCAGTTTTGCCTGCAACTCAGCATTCTTAGCATCAAGAGACTTTTTGGCATTTCTAGCAGAATCTCTCTCTAAAATTAGACTGTCCTTCTCACACATGTGCTTTGACTTGCTTTCATTGAGGTCCTCTTCAAACCGGTTCCTCTCCTTGCAGACTTTTTCATAATCCTCGAgtagctgcttcttttttgccTCAATTTGCTGAGTGTCCTGTTGATGCTTTAGCAGAGAATCATTCTTCTCTGCATTTTGTCTTTGGAGCTCCTCAATTTGGGCCAGGTATTcacttttactttgtttaagATCTTTGATTTCAGTCTGTGCTTCTTGAAGGCAGCTTTTGAGCTTCTCAAATTCCTTGTTCATCGAAGCCTTCTCTTCATCTGAATGCTTCTTGGTGGCCAGTAGTTCCTCTTGATGTTGTGTTAGTTCATCTCTGGTTATAAGCAGTTCTTTATTCTTGTCTGAGAGTTCCTGGTGAATAATATCAAGGGCGGAGAGCTTAGCCTGCACATCTGAAAGCTGCTTCTCCAGGTTGCCTTTTTCAGCTTTAAGATCCTCATTTTCCTTACACACGTTTTCCAGATCTAGGCTCTGCTTTTCCAGTTTTTTGGACAACTGTTCAACATTATGCTTGTAGGAGTCAAGCTCAGCAGAAAAACACTAGGAAaacaaaagatgaaagaaaaaaaaaaggaagggagTACTCAAGGAAAGGAATGAATGAATTCAAAATAAACCAAGCAGATATGGATATCAGTGATATGCAAATGGAAAGGTTAAGCTGCAGAAGCATAAAAAGATCACACCAGAGCTTACACGACAATGATTTTCAAAAActgtacataaaatatatatatcaagaggctgaacattttcacttcagctttttatttaaagaCAGCTATGTTGATAGCTATCTGGACAGTGATGCAGACAATGCATCTGAAATGaagcaatcaagatgtgatttgAAGTCACTTCCATTGTTAATTCAAATGGTTAACAAAAATATTCCCTCAGTTGCTTTGGGAATAGTTCCCTTTAAGCTTCATGGGCACAATGTAAAACTCTCAGTAACAGAGTCATCTAAAATATTTTGCTGCTTTATTATACATTATCTCTCCATTTCACAGGCTCAAAAGTCACTGGACAACAGTCAGATATTTCCTCATGAAATAATAATCACCACAGCTTCATCTTAGATATGAAGTGGACATGAAAAAACTtaccaaaagaaataaagatttaACCATATGACCTTGACCTTCAGAAGTTGATCACTGCACATTATCTTGATATGGTGAACTAGTAAAATCTAATGTAAGTAACAGTGACCTTTATCTTGCTTGAGTGATCCACTTACAATCACAACATTGCATTGGTCATAAGCTATCTACCCATGAAATTTGGTGAGTGTAGGTCAAATAATTCACAAGTTACTGAGCAGacagtttttctatttttagtaAAAGTGACCTTGATCTTGACCCCAGTGACCCCATACACAATCCCAACTTTGCTTTGGTCATAAACTCTCTTTTAATCAAATAAATCTTTCAAAAAAGCAGAAAGGGCCTGCAAAAGCATCTCATGGAATCAAATTCTAAATTTGATTAAGTCCATGGGTTCCAGCAGCAGTCAACTATAAAAGGACTTGCATCCAATAACACTCAAAGGTTGAAATTCGGAATTTCCAAGTATTTCAATGAGTGCCCTACAAAGGGTTATTGCTTAATCTAATACTTTAGTTAAACTGTTGAATTTAAAAGTCACatcttcaatcacatcttgattgtctTATTTGGAAGACACTCCGACTCAAAAGAAAACTCATAATGCATTTTGTGAGTACTAACTTCAGAAATGCCGGAAATTTAAGAAGGGTTCACAAAATTTGTAATGCACATCACTGGCACCATTATTACGAATGCCTTGTATAAAAGTATAGACACACAAATGATTCTGGGCATTCCCATTGCACAAACATTTGCTAGATTTTATCATCTCATGAAAATTTAATGTGAAGTGAACCTTTTAAGCAAGCATTGATTAATTTAGATAAATTCCTTCATTCATTTGTTCAAAAGTGAAAATGTTCTAATacataaaattttttaaaaagcaggctTATGAACCATGCTATCAGGGGCACTATacaaaaattattattagtattcCTATTATTGTTAATCAGTATGATTTATTTAAAGATAAATTTTAGTATGCCTTAATAAATGGGAACAATAACTAAAATTGTTCCCATTGTTTACACTTTGTCATTTGGGTTTTGTAATTTTATCATTCAGATCTaaagtcagcaaaaaaaaaaccccaaagaggTCTGAAAACTTTAAATCTATGGCAATCCAGATTCAACTGATGATAAACATACATGCTATCTATCCATAAAGCATCTAAAATAAATCATTTCTCTTAAAATACAGCTGTACCCCTGCACGCATGAAACCCATTGTGCCATTCAATACAGAGCTGGTTATTAACTGTAATGTGAGGGGCAATTCATCACAAACAATCTatatggcaaaaaaataaataaataacaaaaaaataaatagttaaacAGTTTTGTTTCACATCGTTTCTGTGTAAAACTgctagagcagggctcttcaactccaggcctcgagagcccctgtcctgcaggttttagatggttccctgatccaacacacctgaatcacctcctcagtatgcagtcaagttctccagagtcctgctaatgacgtctatatttgactcaggtgtgttgaagcagagacacatctaaaacctgcaggacaggggctctcgaggcctggagttgaagagccctgtgcTAGAGGCTATCAAATTTTCTCCTGATCATTTTTGatgagacacaaaaaaaaaaaaaaaggaaaaaaaggtgtTTGTGCTTACCTGAGCCTGCTCTTTGTATGGCTGCAGTTCAGATACCATCTTCTCTAGCTCTTGGGTTTTGCTCTTGGAAGAGGAGAACTCCTGCTCCAACTTGTTGACCTGACACTGCAGCGTCTCGACTTCCTTCGCGTGGAGCTCAGATGACTGATTCAGGGATTTCTCATGTGAGGCCTTGAGTTCCTCAACTAGCGTCTCACCCTGTTTAACAGTCTTCTCCTAGAGAACAGGAAACAAGAAAGGCAACAActaatgacattaaaatgaatgaagaacACAGGTtttattgatcttttttttttttttttaaatgcaatgaaTACCAAgcagtatattttatatataaaagtcTGTCGAAAAACTGAGTAATTCTTGCCATCAGTAAACTATTTTCACGTTAAATGAAGTGTTTGTGAAATAGAGAGGCTGTAAGAATTTCACTCACATCTGTGACTAAAAATAGATGTGTGGATTGTAAAATGCTAGCTCAACATATATTTCAATATATCTTTTTTGTGACTGACCATGGTCGTGATCTTCTCCTGAAGGCTACTTAATTCAGTCTGATGTGCCTCTCTAGTCTCTTTCAGCTCCTGCTCTTTGTGGGACACTTCCTGTTGCAGTTGTTCATTCAAGCGTGCcaccttctctttctcctctgctAGCTGATTCTGTAACTCCTCCAGCCTCCTGGGTGAtgacaaaagaaaaggaagacatGCAGTGACCAGCtggataaattaaaaataaggtGAACTAAAACAAAGGCAAAAGAAGTATCCATCTTTCATGTGATTAAGTAGTGTAATCAGGTCATATTTAAGGATGGAAAATTCAAGTGTGGTACCTTTCTTTCTGTATGAGATCTTCATTCATTTTGGTCAGCTGTACAGAACTATCACCTGATGCCTTCATCATGTCTGAAATATCATTTTCCagcttgcttttgttttttgaaagcTGTTCATTCTTTTCATCTGAGGCCTTCAGCTTCCTCTCCAACCCTGTAAACGAAAACGATGAGTTTGTTCAAAGGGAAAACAAATaccagggctttcaaattatgccggcaGCAGgtgcattttccacctactccaccactctgcgccgtctacattttaattttcctaaaaacttttttttgcgCCGTCCGCTCTCTCCATTTCCAGTGCCATGTGGACACGCGTTgcaatatttacgttctttcaatctgagccatttgattggttcatgactgccatgtgactattcatatcgtctgctgccgtcatgcttcggtctcggtcataaggtgcctgctactttggcatgcccccctgctactccaaaacaatctGAAAGCCCTGAAATACACACTGCTATGGAACAGGGAACACTTCTTTCATTTAACAGATCAATACAGCACTGATGTGCTTACCAGCAAGCTGACTTCTTAATGACTCTGATCCTTGGATCAAGGATATGCATTCCTCTTCCTTCTTACTCAGTTTCTcaagtgtttctttaaaaacataaatattagaaaaatttacaaactaaaaaaagagagcaaatgATGTGAAAACAATGCgtggaaacaaacacagaataaCTCGGTATGTCATTTACCTTGCATAGTTTTTGATGATTTAGtctgctcctctgtgctttCAGTCACCTTTTGTTTCTGTGGCCAAAGTGAAGGAAAAGTACACTTTATACAATTCTGCACTAGACAAACCATCAATATGTGATGTTTTAACTGTTTGATCCAGAGATCAGTTCATATATTTGATGAGTTGATATTAGCTGACATTGGCTTACTGCACATATATATGTAGATATGTTGTGCAACAATAATAACCAGTCATAAGTGACAAGAAATTGCAGCAGAGAAATACCAAAAACCAGGTCTCACCAGGCCTCTAAGCTCTTGTTCCAGGGTGTCCTTCTCATGCTTTACAGCAGTCAGACTCTGGTGTAAAGTGAGGACTTCCTGCTGTTTGCCCTCCAACTGAGTGTTCAATTCAGCGACCTTTACCACAAAGTAAAATGCAGGGCataactgaacaaaaacaattttataAAAATGCTACACTAAACCAATGATAATGATATCACTTAGATAAAAGATGGCACTTAATAAAAGTGGAGTATTAAAATGGTgatgaaattaataaaaaccCACCTTAGCACCCTGGTTGTCTCCTTGGCTCTGTACCTCACTTAACTGAGCCTTCAGATCTACAAGCTCCTGGTTACTTTGTGCTACTTTGCTGCGCAGAGCCACCATTTCAGCCATCTGTTCTTTGGTTTCTCTATCCTTGTCTTGAGCCTGTTGTGCTAGCGCTGCTTCCTTCTCCTCAAGCTCCTTTACCCTAATTTCAGCAGCATGAAGCTTTCCAAGAACATCCTCCATCTCCACAAGATGCTGCTCCTCTGTTTTTTCAACACTGGACCGGAGTGACTCCTCCACTCGCTCCTTGTcctcagtcagagccaggaCCTGTTCATTCAGTGCCTGCAACTCCTGAGTCCATGCTGAGGCTTCAGCTTTGTGTTTGGCTTCAACCTCCTCCAGAGCTGACTTGTGCTCCAACTTCAGCTTCTCAAGTGCACTTTTGGTTTCTACGAGTTCTTCTGTCTGAGCACCTGCACCTTTGCTGAAGGACACCTTCAGCTCTTCCATGGCTTGCTGGTGAGAGGTAACAGTAGCCTCCAACTTGGAACGCCACAGTTTAACAATCTCAGTATTCTCCTTCTCTGCCTGACTTAAACGCATCTGCAACTGCTCTTTGTCACCAGACAGCCTTACAGATGTAGCCTGAAGCTGAGCAACTGCCTCACTGTGGATTTTTTCTTGAGCTTCTAGCTTCTCCTTGTATTTACCCAGCT
This sequence is a window from Archocentrus centrarchus isolate MPI-CPG fArcCen1 chromosome 9, fArcCen1, whole genome shotgun sequence. Protein-coding genes within it:
- the clip1a gene encoding CAP-Gly domain-containing linker protein 1 isoform X2 gives rise to the protein MSTAKASGIKGPSKIARPPGTGAPKTNPSTAKTAVVDKAAASASASAGESGNAEENFQIGDRVWVNGNKPGYIQFLGETQFAPGQWAGIVLDEPIGKNDGSVAGVRYFQCEALRGIFTRPSKLSRTEGEANGTQTAPTSRAASPTPSVGSVATKSALPSSTAVAKKASSTTATPPATPPSNLARTNSESVSNLSETGSVKKGERELKIGDRVLVGGTKAGVVRFLGETDFAKGEWCGVELDEPLGKNDGAVAGTRYFQCQPKYGLFAPVHKVTRIGFPSTTPAKAKTTVRKVVATPAGLKRSPSASSISTMSSVASSVSAKPSRTGLLTETSSRYNRKISGTTALQEALKEKQQHIEQLMAERDMERAEVAKATSHVGEMEQEITLLRDEHEQMEAKMDQLRALVEAADKDKVELLNQLEEERRKVEDLQFRVEEACITKGDLETQTRLEHAHIKELEQSLLFEKTKAEKLQRELEDTRVATVSERSRIMELERDLALRTREVADLQLRLGIQQGSEDSNSTLSPLLEEINSLRDQLSSQVTSHQEELGKYKEKLEAQEKIHSEAVAQLQATSVRLSGDKEQLQMRLSQAEKENTEIVKLWRSKLEATVTSHQQAMEELKVSFSKGAGAQTEELVETKSALEKLKLEHKSALEEVEAKHKAEASAWTQELQALNEQVLALTEDKERVEESLRSSVEKTEEQHLVEMEDVLGKLHAAEIRVKELEEKEAALAQQAQDKDRETKEQMAEMVALRSKVAQSNQELVDLKAQLSEVQSQGDNQGAKVAELNTQLEGKQQEVLTLHQSLTAVKHEKDTLEQELRGLKQKVTESTEEQTKSSKTMQETLEKLSKKEEECISLIQGSESLRSQLAGLERKLKASDEKNEQLSKNKSKLENDISDMMKASGDSSVQLTKMNEDLIQKERRLEELQNQLAEEKEKVARLNEQLQQEVSHKEQELKETREAHQTELSSLQEKITTMEKTVKQGETLVEELKASHEKSLNQSSELHAKEVETLQCQVNKLEQEFSSSKSKTQELEKMVSELQPYKEQAQCFSAELDSYKHNVEQLSKKLEKQSLDLENVCKENEDLKAEKGNLEKQLSDVQAKLSALDIIHQELSDKNKELLITRDELTQHQEELLATKKHSDEEKASMNKEFEKLKSCLQEAQTEIKDLKQSKSEYLAQIEELQRQNAEKNDSLLKHQQDTQQIEAKKKQLLEDYEKVCKERNRFEEDLNESKSKHMCEKDSLILERDSARNAKKSLDAKNAELQAKLKSLNLEKEDLTMKNTQLQALAETLTKEKAEMSSEISAVMLDKKSLENVKEELQNKLSIMKKDLESCVRECEELKVSKMSLVQMLEEFKTSSKVTDSERIHLLQEKEDLLAIQRKSSNEKEELLREIQELKERLQVSTEHLTQTREKFDEALSSFEQEKQVLRLLNSETEMSLHALRKEKMSLDSTLEQQKMDYEHLTEEKGELEEKHTKAISEKNAVSLERDKLAGDIRTLKDQLASSSRTNVDLIQEKTHLSTMLEETKRQKEEIEAELTSLKREKTNLQNELQKQNSDNEMLEKYKVQLVEEHSKLKVDFEKANLELGSQVKKLTEEHEHLQSLQTEAEKKVQSLQKENQELLQEIQELKSQINSVSEAKHMLETQLQAESNERNKAVSDHDCLSKQIEELQKNLDKVAQEKEEISSNLSNVEEQNKSFRVDMEALKTQLKQQEQENSQLTKDKAELFSKLEELGRQMTSLSTEKEALEQGISSLQMDQENWLTERSRLLEELECLRVSQEQLQADAKALQTAKEILEKQYQNAVAEVSVSTAAKEEISSSISHLTAQKDVLQVERDGAIQQVRELESQLKNAISKQLEATEASGKTAEALEQLTKEKAILIQQKNEVQSLLEGLQTSKQEMETQLETLKKDSTKYQEDLNVSKEQLCTETQRTKSMCQEIEELKEAVNVKSQSLLTLQDENNKLTQELDNKHRDQSDLVKLKDEQSKLKNQLEELKQSLPNNAFSESALKEQLDKEKTALQQSIHKNSALMSEKDQQLENLKTELAVLHGESASVKTLQGKIHALEQDKATLQERVQRLEKDLATGPINQSSGDAVLDQMREDKETAESQIDFLNSVIVDLQKKNQELKDKLETMAAASLNGNNPSELDNYDSHDKQPAKKKPPPRLFCDICDCFDLHDTEDCPTQTQMPDSPPHTTYHGNKGEERPYCDICEVFGHWTDSCNDDQTF